The Streptomyces sp. RKAG293 genome includes a region encoding these proteins:
- the pheT gene encoding phenylalanine--tRNA ligase subunit beta → MRIPLSWLREYVDLPAGETGRDVQAKLISSGLEVETVEQLGAGLTGPLVVGKVLTIEELEGFKKPIRFCTVDVGSANGTGEPQEIVCGARNFAVGDKVVVVLPGATLPGDFKIAARKTYGRTSHGMICSAAELGMGDDHDGIIVLPPEHEAGTDAIALLELVDEVLDIAVTPDRGYCLSMRGVARETAIAYGISLSDPALLDVPPPNAYGYPVKVGDPIGCDRFTARTVVGLDPEARSPIWLQRRLQKAGMRPISLAVDVTNYVMLELGQPLHAYDRTRVDGPIGVRRAQPGEKLTTLDGAKRVLDAEDLVITDNSGVIGLAGVMGGADTEIADAVRDETTGEVRGTTDVVIEAAHFEPVTIARTARRHKLSSEASKRFERGTDPQTTSAAAQRTADLLVLLAGGTAEPGVTEIISPSAPRTISIPADHPDRVAGTEYGRETVVRRLQQVGCDVYGSDELVVTVPSWRPDLTDPNDLAEEVIRLEGYENLPSTLPKLPSGRGLTGSQQLRRRTGRALAGAGYVEVQNTPFLGEAAFDQLGLEADDPRRRTVKLVNPLSDEEPAMRTTLLPGLLATLRRNIGRGSHDLALFETGLVFLPTGAEPSPPRLPVDRRPTDEEIAALNAALPEQPRRVAVALSGAREQAGWWGKGTAASWADAIEAGRTVAREAGVELIVRQDQHAPFHPGRCAALLAVVDGAELLVGHAGELHPRVVKALHLPDQTSAMELDLDRVERASAGPVPAPRVSTFPVATQDVALITDASVPAAEVEAALRTGAGELLESLRLFDIYTGEQVGEGKKSLAYALRFRAADRTLTAEETTAARDAAVAAATAATGAVLRGA, encoded by the coding sequence CATCGAGGAGCTGGAGGGCTTCAAGAAGCCGATCCGCTTCTGCACGGTCGACGTGGGCAGTGCCAACGGAACCGGTGAGCCGCAGGAGATCGTCTGCGGCGCCCGGAACTTCGCCGTCGGCGACAAGGTCGTCGTCGTGCTGCCCGGCGCGACGCTGCCCGGCGACTTCAAGATCGCCGCGCGCAAGACGTACGGCAGGACCTCGCACGGCATGATCTGCTCGGCCGCCGAGCTCGGCATGGGCGACGACCACGACGGCATCATCGTGCTCCCGCCGGAGCACGAGGCCGGCACCGACGCGATCGCGCTGCTGGAGCTCGTCGACGAGGTGCTCGACATCGCCGTCACCCCGGACCGGGGCTACTGCCTGTCGATGCGCGGTGTCGCCCGCGAGACCGCCATCGCCTACGGGATCTCGCTGAGCGACCCGGCGCTGCTCGACGTGCCGCCGCCGAACGCGTACGGCTACCCGGTCAAGGTGGGCGACCCGATCGGCTGCGACCGCTTCACCGCCCGCACCGTGGTCGGCCTGGACCCCGAGGCCCGCTCCCCGATCTGGCTGCAGCGCAGGCTGCAGAAGGCCGGCATGCGGCCGATCAGCCTGGCCGTGGACGTCACCAACTACGTGATGCTGGAGCTCGGCCAGCCGCTCCACGCCTACGACCGGACCCGGGTCGACGGCCCGATCGGCGTCCGCCGCGCACAGCCCGGCGAGAAGCTCACCACGCTCGACGGCGCGAAGCGCGTGCTGGACGCCGAGGACCTGGTGATCACCGACAACAGCGGTGTGATCGGTCTGGCCGGCGTCATGGGCGGGGCCGACACCGAGATCGCGGACGCCGTCCGCGACGAGACGACGGGCGAGGTGCGCGGCACCACCGACGTCGTCATCGAGGCCGCGCACTTCGAGCCGGTCACCATCGCCCGCACCGCCCGCCGGCACAAGCTGTCCTCCGAGGCGTCCAAGCGCTTCGAGCGCGGCACCGACCCGCAGACCACCTCGGCCGCCGCACAGCGCACCGCCGACCTGCTGGTGCTGCTCGCGGGCGGCACCGCGGAGCCGGGCGTCACGGAGATCATCTCCCCGTCCGCACCGCGCACCATCTCCATCCCGGCCGACCACCCGGACCGCGTCGCGGGCACCGAGTACGGCCGCGAGACCGTGGTGCGCCGGCTGCAGCAGGTCGGCTGTGACGTCTACGGCTCCGACGAGCTCGTCGTCACCGTGCCGAGCTGGCGCCCGGACCTCACCGACCCGAACGACCTCGCGGAAGAGGTCATCCGGCTGGAGGGGTACGAGAACCTGCCGTCGACGCTGCCCAAGCTGCCGTCCGGCCGCGGTCTGACCGGATCGCAGCAGCTGCGCCGCCGGACCGGCCGGGCGCTGGCCGGAGCCGGCTACGTCGAGGTGCAGAACACGCCGTTCCTCGGCGAGGCCGCCTTCGACCAGCTCGGCCTGGAGGCGGACGACCCGCGCCGCCGCACCGTCAAGCTCGTCAACCCGCTCTCCGACGAGGAACCGGCGATGCGCACGACGCTGCTGCCGGGACTGCTGGCCACGCTGCGCCGCAACATCGGACGGGGCTCGCACGACCTGGCCCTGTTCGAGACCGGTCTGGTCTTCCTGCCCACCGGCGCCGAGCCGTCGCCGCCGCGGCTGCCGGTCGACCGCCGGCCCACCGACGAGGAGATCGCGGCGCTGAACGCCGCGCTGCCCGAGCAGCCGCGCCGGGTCGCCGTCGCGCTGTCCGGCGCGCGCGAGCAGGCCGGCTGGTGGGGCAAGGGCACCGCCGCGAGCTGGGCGGACGCCATCGAGGCCGGCCGCACCGTCGCCCGCGAGGCCGGGGTCGAGCTGATCGTCCGCCAGGACCAGCACGCCCCGTTCCACCCGGGCCGCTGCGCGGCGCTGCTCGCCGTGGTGGACGGCGCGGAGCTCCTCGTCGGCCACGCCGGTGAACTGCACCCGCGGGTCGTCAAGGCGCTGCACCTGCCGGACCAGACCTCCGCGATGGAGCTCGACCTGGACCGCGTGGAGCGGGCGTCCGCCGGCCCCGTCCCGGCGCCCCGGGTGTCCACCTTCCCGGTGGCCACGCAGGACGTCGCCCTGATCACCGACGCGTCCGTGCCGGCCGCCGAGGTGGAGGCCGCCCTGCGCACCGGTGCCGGTGAACTGCTGGAATCGCTGCGGCTGTTCGACATCTACACCGGTGAGCAGGTCGGCGAGGGCAAGAAGTCCCTCGCCTACGCCCTGCGCTTCCGGGCCGCCGACCGCACTCTCACGGCCGAGGAGACGACCGCCGCCCGTGACGCCGCCGTCGCCGCGGCCACCGCGGCCACCGGCGCGGTGCTGCGCGGCGCGTGA
- a CDS encoding nuclear transport factor 2 family protein: MTTAREAAAQPEDLARLFVERANAGDAEGVAALYEPDAVLGFPLGSETVGREAIRGVIEQLLRQVPHFTLEESLPTLVNGDLALTATRSADGTGGRAQVARRQPDGSWLRILDRPESRDR, from the coding sequence ATGACCACCGCACGAGAAGCCGCCGCACAACCGGAGGACCTGGCCCGGCTGTTCGTGGAACGGGCGAACGCGGGCGACGCCGAGGGAGTCGCCGCGCTCTACGAGCCCGACGCCGTGCTGGGATTCCCGCTCGGCAGCGAGACCGTCGGCAGGGAGGCGATCCGCGGCGTCATCGAGCAACTGCTGCGGCAGGTACCGCACTTCACGCTGGAGGAGTCGCTGCCCACCCTGGTCAACGGCGATCTGGCGCTGACCGCGACGCGGTCCGCCGACGGGACCGGCGGCCGCGCCCAGGTGGCGCGCCGCCAGCCGGACGGCAGCTGGCTGCGCATCCTGGACCGGCCCGAATCCCGTGACCGGTAG